The following are encoded together in the Carassius auratus strain Wakin chromosome 34, ASM336829v1, whole genome shotgun sequence genome:
- the LOC113053758 gene encoding uncharacterized protein LOC113053758 isoform X2: MVLFLEMLVIFLLHVSTDAQGPPKCPLFKVQRGTVHKAFINKPLKISCNLLYCEEQILIVTWTKEDLKEWIPVSEADQMSTSQNYSSSDPKMLSSYLTFTNMSKHHDGLYRCELKSSNFSIVSHYINVSVSDDMLEDEMPSEKSETTDSISDSGLWWLPYLFISLGIVILVAMITLISILFINGFKSSRRKKAHRPQVQYTATSFLPSSPSRTFLKREFSEESQQHSRDSNTCSLTLPPGRSALRVSDCSDDPFSNRRESRSSQVVYASLHHLAPSSSTPRQTREEFSEYASIRVS, translated from the exons ATGGTTTTGTTTCTTGAAATGTTGGTAATTTTCCTCTTGCATGTGAGCACTGACGCACAAG GTCCCCCTAAATGTCCTCTCTTTAAAGTTCAGAGAGGGACTGTCCATAAAGCCTTCATAAACAAGCCTTTGAAGATCTCCTGCAATCTGCTGTATTGTGAAGAACAGATATTGATTGTGACGTGGACCAAAGAAGATTTGAAAGAATGGATTCCAGTCTCTGAAGCAGATCAGATGTCAACATCACAGAACTATTCATCGTCCGATCCAAAGATGCTGTCTTCATATTTAACTTTCACAAACATGTCGAAGCATCACGACGGTCTGTACAGATGCGAACTGAAGTCCTCAAACTTCTCTATAGTTAGCCATTATATTAATGTTTCTGTCTCAG ATGATATGCTGGAAGATGAAATGCCTTCTGAAA AAAGTGAAACCACTGACAGCATTTCTGATTCAGGACTGTGGTGGCTGCCGTATCTCTTTATCTCTTTGGGTATAGTGATTCTGGTTGCTATGATAACGCTCATCTCCATCCTGTTTATTAATGGATTTAAAA GTTCAAGAAGAAAGAAAGCACATAGACCGCAGGTTCAG TATACAGCAACATCTTTCTTGCCGTCGTCTCCCAGCCGCACTTTTCTGAAGCGTGAATTCTCAGAAGAATCCCAGCAGCACTCTCGTGACAGCAACACATGCAGTTTAACGTTACCACCCGGACGGTCTGCATTACGTGTGTCAGATTGTAGTGATGATCCTTTTTCTAACAGGAGAGAAAGCAGATCAAGCCAGGTTGTATACGCATCTCTGCATCACCTCGCACCATCATCTTCTACACCCCGTCAGACACGGGAGGAGTTTTCAGAGTATGCATCAATCCGGGTCTCCTGA
- the LOC113053758 gene encoding uncharacterized protein LOC113053758 isoform X1, whose product MVLFLEMLVIFLLHVSTDAQGPPKCPLFKVQRGTVHKAFINKPLKISCNLLYCEEQILIVTWTKEDLKEWIPVSEADQMSTSQNYSSSDPKMLSSYLTFTNMSKHHDGLYRCELKSSNFSIVSHYINVSVSDDMLEDEMPSETESETTDSISDSGLWWLPYLFISLGIVILVAMITLISILFINGFKSSRRKKAHRPQVQYTATSFLPSSPSRTFLKREFSEESQQHSRDSNTCSLTLPPGRSALRVSDCSDDPFSNRRESRSSQVVYASLHHLAPSSSTPRQTREEFSEYASIRVS is encoded by the exons ATGGTTTTGTTTCTTGAAATGTTGGTAATTTTCCTCTTGCATGTGAGCACTGACGCACAAG GTCCCCCTAAATGTCCTCTCTTTAAAGTTCAGAGAGGGACTGTCCATAAAGCCTTCATAAACAAGCCTTTGAAGATCTCCTGCAATCTGCTGTATTGTGAAGAACAGATATTGATTGTGACGTGGACCAAAGAAGATTTGAAAGAATGGATTCCAGTCTCTGAAGCAGATCAGATGTCAACATCACAGAACTATTCATCGTCCGATCCAAAGATGCTGTCTTCATATTTAACTTTCACAAACATGTCGAAGCATCACGACGGTCTGTACAGATGCGAACTGAAGTCCTCAAACTTCTCTATAGTTAGCCATTATATTAATGTTTCTGTCTCAG ATGATATGCTGGAAGATGAAATGCCTTCTGAAA CAGAAAGTGAAACCACTGACAGCATTTCTGATTCAGGACTGTGGTGGCTGCCGTATCTCTTTATCTCTTTGGGTATAGTGATTCTGGTTGCTATGATAACGCTCATCTCCATCCTGTTTATTAATGGATTTAAAA GTTCAAGAAGAAAGAAAGCACATAGACCGCAGGTTCAG TATACAGCAACATCTTTCTTGCCGTCGTCTCCCAGCCGCACTTTTCTGAAGCGTGAATTCTCAGAAGAATCCCAGCAGCACTCTCGTGACAGCAACACATGCAGTTTAACGTTACCACCCGGACGGTCTGCATTACGTGTGTCAGATTGTAGTGATGATCCTTTTTCTAACAGGAGAGAAAGCAGATCAAGCCAGGTTGTATACGCATCTCTGCATCACCTCGCACCATCATCTTCTACACCCCGTCAGACACGGGAGGAGTTTTCAGAGTATGCATCAATCCGGGTCTCCTGA